ACTATGGAGGATGGGTTGCTCCTAATATCTACTTCTTGGGAGCTGCTGGGGTCGTGAGGTTTGGGAATGTCCGAATTGGTGGTCTCTCTGGGATCTATAATGATCGACACTATAGATTAGGTTGCTTATCTGTTTGTGAACTGTGGATTTTGAAGTGTTGAATCTGAATTGGGCGTTTGTTTGCCGATTACTGAATGATGTTAGGTGTTTGTTTGAGCAGGACGTTTTGAGAGGCCTCCCTATGATCAGAGTACCATTAGGTCTGTGTATCATGTTCGTGAGTATGATGTTCGCAAACTAATGGAACTTAAGGAGCCCATTGATGTTTTTCTTTCGCATGATTGGCCAGTTAGAATCACTGATTATGGGGATTGGAAGGAGCTTGTTCGGCGCAAGCACTATTTTAGGCAAGAGGTGGGGcttgttgaaatttttgaacttaATGAAACTGCCAGAGTTTAGTAATTATTATTCTGCGTGTTGTGAATGCTGGATTTTTATTTGCTTGTATTGTTTTTTGTCTTGGATTCAGCAACATTGAGAAAGCTATGAGCTAAGAGCTAGGATGATAGTCTCGTGtctgttttattaaaaaaacgagaaacatatatttatttcagGGGAATGTGAAACCATCACATGCATTATCATTGAGCTTTATGCCCTGTTCGGATGAAACTTCTTAACAAGTAACTGTaggagaggaaaaaaaaattggcttttaagttaaaattagctCATGCAAAAAGTTCAAATAACCTTTTGGAGATGTTAAATTAGAGCACTTCTAAATTAGCTTATACACCACCCGCCAgctaattttgaacttttttcatatttcattttatcatcttttttttttctcctaaacGTATTTATTGAGAATCTGTTCCAGATAGGACTATGGTCTTTGATAATTTGTGTAgtgtttaattatttctataacAAGGAAGTATCTTGTTTTTGTACCTAATAAGGCTTATATTTGTCAGATAGAGGAAAAAAGATTAGGGAGTAAAGCTGCTGCTGAACTTCTAGAAAAACTGAAACCAAATTATTGGTTTTCGGCTCACTTACACTGCAAGTTTGCTGCTCTGGTTCAGCATGGGGAAGGAGGTCCACTGACAAAATTCCTTGCACTGGACAAATGTATTGCCGGGCGTGATTTCTTACAGGTATGGGCATACAATGATAGTTTTCAGGGTTAATCTTCTGTGATAGCCATTTGAGTTAGGCATTACAATCATGGCATGTTCTGTGCCTTTAGATTGTGGAAATTGAATCAGATGCAGGACCTTATGAGATTCAATATGATGAAGAATGGTTAGCGATAACACGGAGGTTCAACCCTATCTTCCCTTTGACCACCAAAGGTGCAAACTTCAGGTGTGCATGTGCATGTGAAATCACCATAACATAATTGACAATTAGGATTTGAGTTCTCCAATTGTTTAGCTTTTCCCTCTCCCccttcaaataataataataacaatgccATATGCACTTGCTGACAGAGGTTTAAATCTCGAGATGGAAGATTGTCTTGAATGGGTTAGAAGCAGGCTGCGTGAGAAAGGGTGCAAACCATTTGAATTTGTCAGAACAGCTCCTTCCTATGATCCTTCTCGGTCCAATTTTGGTGGTGCTTTGACTggtatttcttttgttttcaattactaAGCTCACCTTGTAAGCCACCAATCAAAATTTGTTCAGCCTATTTTCTGGATAAAGATATTCTAATCCTGATCACTTAAGTGATTGGGCTAACCTGTTGTTGTATAATCTTATTCGTGCATACTTTGGGAGTTCCCATGCACGAACATCTTATATGCATGTTATGATTAGGCACTGTCGACTATTGTGTCTTCCCATTCTTGTGCTTATGTCAGtaaaaagtttgattttttcATTCTGTGGTGCGGTAATACAGTAAAATAGGCTCTAAGTCAAACtaaaaatattcctttaaaTTGAATGT
This DNA window, taken from Vigna radiata var. radiata cultivar VC1973A chromosome 5, Vradiata_ver6, whole genome shotgun sequence, encodes the following:
- the LOC106759909 gene encoding lariat debranching enzyme, which codes for MKIAVEGCMHGDLDNVYRTLQHLEKSQNTKIDLLLCCGDFQAVRNEQDLKSLNVPPKYRSMNSFWKYYSGAEVAPYPTIFIGGNHEASNYLWELYYGGWVAPNIYFLGAAGVVRFGNVRIGGLSGIYNDRHYRLGRFERPPYDQSTIRSVYHVREYDVRKLMELKEPIDVFLSHDWPVRITDYGDWKELVRRKHYFRQEIEEKRLGSKAAAELLEKLKPNYWFSAHLHCKFAALVQHGEGGPLTKFLALDKCIAGRDFLQIVEIESDAGPYEIQYDEEWLAITRRFNPIFPLTTKGANFRGLNLEMEDCLEWVRSRLREKGCKPFEFVRTAPSYDPSRSNFGGALTVNPRNPQTESFLQLLELPYLLDRNPDAKDFSPHPSLSVKRGISDDNEDIPIDDVDDDDDDDVELPKVDNVES